The Candidatus Hydrogenedentota bacterium DNA segment AAAGCTGCGTGTCCGTGTGGGTCATGTAGAGGCCGGGTTGCGCTCGTTTGACCGCACTATGCCCGAGGAAATTAATCGTCTGATGACGGATCAGATTGCGAATTATCTATTCACTCCTTCACAGGACGGCGATGCAAACCTTCTTCGGGAAGGTGTGGCTATAGAAAAGATCCATTTTGTCGGCAATGTGATGATTGACACGCTAGCGCGGCTTTTACCGAAGGCGGGAGGCTTGTGGCCCCAGCTTTCTGCTGATTTAAAAATTGAGGAAAAGAAATATTGTCTGGTCACACTGCACCGGCCATCAAACGTGGATGAGCCGGCTATGCTCAAACAGATTATAGAAACCCTCGGTGAAATCAGCAAAGATTTGCCCATCGTCTTTCCTATTCATCCCCGCACTCGTGAGCGCATCGCCGCCAATAAAATCAAAATCAGGGAAAACTGTAACCTGCAATTGACCGATCCTGTCGGCTATTTGGATTTTTTGTGCATGCAGCAGAAAGCAAAACTGGTCATCACCGATTCCGGCGGGATTCAGGAAGAAACTACTTATCTGGGTGTTCCTTGCCTTACGGTGCGTGAGAATACAGAGCGTCCGGTAACGGTGGATGTAGGCACCAATACCTTGGTGGGGCAAGATATGGCACTGCTACGAGAAGAAACGCGCCGATTACTTGATGGCAAGGAGCGTAAGGGTGTGATACCGCCTCTTTGGGAAGGTAAAGCAGGGGCAAGGATTGCT contains these protein-coding regions:
- the wecB gene encoding UDP-N-acetylglucosamine 2-epimerase (non-hydrolyzing), with product MKILHVVGARPNFMKVAPVHQALAAYSQVQQVLVHTGQHYDVNMSDIFFQQLGLPAPDVNLEVGSGSHAVQTAQIMMRFEETVLREKPDLVLVYGDVNSTVAAALVCAKLRVRVGHVEAGLRSFDRTMPEEINRLMTDQIANYLFTPSQDGDANLLREGVAIEKIHFVGNVMIDTLARLLPKAGGLWPQLSADLKIEEKKYCLVTLHRPSNVDEPAMLKQIIETLGEISKDLPIVFPIHPRTRERIAANKIKIRENCNLQLTDPVGYLDFLCMQQKAKLVITDSGGIQEETTYLGVPCLTVRENTERPVTVDVGTNTLVGQDMALLREETRRLLDGKERKGVIPPLWEGKAGARIAEIVSRI